Below is a window of Sulfurisphaera ohwakuensis DNA.
GACCTAAAGATTTGTTACTAAATACCTAGTAATTCGACTTAGTTTAATGAAATAGAGAAACTAGAAATAGAACCATTGAGAGTGGAAATTGCGGGACATAGAATTTAATCCACTTACTATAGAAGTTTTGCAACTACATAGGAAAACTATATCTTTTATTTAAAGATCATAAGGTATAACAACTCATTTATTTCAATAGATCTATCAAGTTGTTTAATATAGAAATAGTAATACATTAGTATAATTGCCAATGAGATAAGGTATCTTAATTTGAGCTTCATTAGTAGTACAGTAATATTTGATATTTTGGAATAATGGGAAAAATATTTAATATCTATGCATATTAAACTTCCAGAGTTTTTCAATTCCTTGCAAAATGTTTCAGATTTCAGTTACTTTTTTATTTGTTGCTACTCTATAAATAGCACCAGCTATCATCCAAACTATAAAAGATACAACTCCTATCAGCACATACACGTTAACAGACGTAGTTATAATATTAGCGAACACCACAAATAGTAATGTTGAGTTTATTGCTATAGTAAGAAGAATATTCCAAATACTTAGACTATTATTTTTCCTTAAGATAAATAACAAGCTTATATTAGCAGTAAATAGTGCTATCAAAAACCCAAATGTGGTAGTTATTCCGACCGATAAGAAAACGTTTTCTGGGCCAATTATTAATGAAAAGATTAGTGTATACGCTAAGGAAAATATGAATGAGAATAGTATAGCCTTATGTGGAGTCTTATTAGTTTCATGAATATCATATAATCTCTTATCTAATACACCATCCCTAGCCATAGCAAATACTACCCTAGATACTGTATTGAAGAAAGTTACGGAATCAGTTAAACCACTACTTATGAGAAGAATTGTTAATATTATTCCTAAAGCTATTCCCCCGTATTTTACCCCTAAGATTATTCCAGGCACTAATTCTGTGAAGAAAGAAGACATGTTATTTACGCCCCAACCTACTACAAATGCTTCACTTGCCACCAGATAAGTTATTCCAACAAGTAAAGCAGCAGTGAAAACTCCTTTAGATATAGTATTCTTAGGATCCTTAGCCTCTTCTCCTAAAACTGATGTTGTCTCATATCCTGCAAAAGCTAGAAATATAAATGCCATTCCTACACCTACATTAAATGGTGAAGCATACTTAAACGTGAAAGTAGTCGGGTCTGGAGGAACTTTAGTAAATATCAGAAAAGATGTTGCCAATATAAAAACTATTTCGAGAATGCTCATTGTTAACGTAAATCTTAAAGATGGTCTAACACCCAGATAAGATAAGACACCGCCAAACAAGGCTACTATTATTACCAATGGAATCCATAACCAAGACGGAGTGGAAACACCTAAAGCTTGTAGTGCACCGGGAAGCTTCCGGTATAAAAACCTTTCCATGAAAAATCGAGCATAGTCTACACTACTTATGGAAAAGTAAGGCTCTCCTTATCACTCGCTAGCATCAAATGGTTTATTATAATACAGCACAGCCCAAGTAATAACAGCTAATTTCCTTGCACAGGCAATAATCAACTTCTTACCCTTCAACTTTCCCTTATGCTCTTCATAAAAACGCTTGATAACAGGATTAACCCTAATAGCAGTTAAAGCTGCAAGATAGAAAGCTCTCCTCAAAACAGCATCACCCCTCTTAGAAATACCCTTAGAAACAACACTCTTACCACTAGACTCAATAACTGGGTCAAGACCGCAATAAGCAACAAACTTCTTCTTATCACTAAAGCGCCTAATATCACCAACCCTAGCCAAAATAATACAACCCAAGGTTTTACCAATACCAGGAATGGTGAAAATCAAACTATCCTTGGGAACAAGATCCTCAAGTTTCTCCTCAATCTCCCTCTTCCTAACCTCAAGTCTCTCCAACTCCTCCAAAAGAAACCTAACCTCAACCAAGACAATACTATCCCCACCCCTCAAAACCTCCTCTAAGTTCTTCTTGGACAAACTATCCTTATAACCCAAAAGTATCAAATCCCTCCTCAACCTATTCTTAACCCTAGCAATACTCCTAGTAACAAAATCCCATTGGCTAGTTAACTCCCTAGCATCACTTGTTGTAAACTCACTACCCATACTTACAACTATTTCTGCAAGCTTTTTAGCATCATTCTTATCACTCTTCTTACCCCTAAAATCCTTGAACTTCTTGAGTATGAAGGGATTAATAATCCTAACGTCATACTCTCCCATCAAGTACTTTGCTAGGTTAATGTGGTAAATTCCAGTACTTTCAATACCCACTTTACAACCCTTAGGCAAGATCTTAATTATCTCCTCATAACCTTGCCTATCATTAGGAAACTCGTAGTATTTGCCTTGGAAATATACTACTAATTTATCTTTTGATACGTCTATTCCTGCGACTGGGGCCTCCATGTATACTCACCCTTATGTTTTATTCGGGCTTTTTGCCCAACTTCCGGTCCGAATTGGAGGCGGGCCAAGCTCCCCGACGGGCTTCAAGCCCAAGGAAGTCAACGGCCTACACCCCAGTCAGATCTGTATTACACAGATCTGACTAATATGTTTTATATAAGGAAGACTCCAACAGATAAGTATATAAAGACTAATGCAGTTAAAGTGTAAAGTACATAAGCCCATCCTATAAAATAACCTATAGTTCTTCCTAATCCTGCAGAAATGAATGCATATATTCCGCCAGCGCTTTGGACATACCTACTTGTAATTGATAACCTGGTTGCATCTAGTAAAACTCCTAAAGTTGCAATTATAACTGCCAAAGGAAGTGAAGCATATGCATAAGCAGCAGCCCCAGTTAGTGTTACTAAACTAGCCATTGCTGGAGCGGCACCGCCAATACCTTGAGCAACAACTTCTCTAAATGAAACTGTACCCTTAGCTAGCTCCTTATTCTCTTTCATAAATCTAAGACGTCCTTGTTGTCTTAAATCTCTTTCTTCGAAACATAAAAATATGAGATTTAAATTTTTAAAAAAATTTAAACTTTGTCAGAGCACATCAATATTTGTGTCGAAGACGCTTTTTGGCAAATATGCTGTAACTATCCAATTGGGAACATCAACCACCTCACTAACCCTAAGATTTACTGTAACACTAGCCAATATGTAAGCCTCTACTGGGGTCATATATTTGGATAAAATAGAGATTATACCCTTAATAGCTTTTTTAGCAGCATTCCACAGATTAGGATCTATACCCGGATACGCTATATATTCTTCATATTCCATCTCTTTTACTTTCTTAGCTACAAATAGGGGTTGAGTTAAACCGATATTTTTAATTAACCTAACCTTCATTGTAACCTCCATAGGGGCTTCTATTGCAGTTCCACAAACCTCACCATCACCTTGGGCTAAGTGAGTATCACCTATAGAAAGTAATGCACCTTTTACAAACACTGGAAGGTATAGCTTAGTACCTATAGTTAGGTGCTTAATATCCATATTTCCTCCATTTTCCCTAGGAGGTATGGTACTCAACTTTCCTCTATATGGTAACGCAGTACCTATTACTCCAGGGAAAGGATATATGGGGACTTTAACGTTTAAATCACCGAATTTAGCATATGCATACTTTTCATCAACTTTCCAAATTTTAAGGGCTGGTCCTTGAAGATCTATAGGTGCAGTATATTGTTCATCAGCAAGAAATCCGAATCCTGGAAGTACTCCAGTCCATCCCCATCCTTTATGCTTAAATTCTAAAAATTCAATCTCTAAAGCATCTCCGGGTTCTGCACCTTTTACCTCTATTGGACCGGTCAATGGGTGAATTTTGGAGAAGTCTATTTTTAAGAGATCCTTCTCTGTAGATGAAGGTGTAACTTGGCCATCAGAGGCCTCTTTAGTTTCTACTGTTATAACATCTCCATCGCTTATTGTCATAATTGGAGGTATAGTATTATCCCACTTATTATGTGTTATTGCATGAATAGTATATTGCATATAGTATTAGTTCTCTTTCTTAACTTATAAGTATTGAGTGCTCATCTACCCTAATTTCCTTGATTATTTTATCTCCTAAAGTTATGAAAAGTCTTAATATAATAATTTATTTTTAAGGAAATGATTTTGGATATACCATGGAAGGGGCGAGACTTGTAGTTCGTTTTGTCAATATTGCCTAAGGAGTTAAAGGAAACCTTTAGGGAAACTGCATGGAAAAAGAGAAGTCCTTGTGGATGCGAGCGTGTTTATATCTAAGAAA
It encodes the following:
- a CDS encoding APC family permease; its protein translation is MERFLYRKLPGALQALGVSTPSWLWIPLVIIVALFGGVLSYLGVRPSLRFTLTMSILEIVFILATSFLIFTKVPPDPTTFTFKYASPFNVGVGMAFIFLAFAGYETTSVLGEEAKDPKNTISKGVFTAALLVGITYLVASEAFVVGWGVNNMSSFFTELVPGIILGVKYGGIALGIILTILLISSGLTDSVTFFNTVSRVVFAMARDGVLDKRLYDIHETNKTPHKAILFSFIFSLAYTLIFSLIIGPENVFLSVGITTTFGFLIALFTANISLLFILRKNNSLSIWNILLTIAINSTLLFVVFANIITTSVNVYVLIGVVSFIVWMIAGAIYRVATNKKVTEI
- a CDS encoding acetamidase/formamidase family protein, which codes for MQYTIHAITHNKWDNTIPPIMTISDGDVITVETKEASDGQVTPSSTEKDLLKIDFSKIHPLTGPIEVKGAEPGDALEIEFLEFKHKGWGWTGVLPGFGFLADEQYTAPIDLQGPALKIWKVDEKYAYAKFGDLNVKVPIYPFPGVIGTALPYRGKLSTIPPRENGGNMDIKHLTIGTKLYLPVFVKGALLSIGDTHLAQGDGEVCGTAIEAPMEVTMKVRLIKNIGLTQPLFVAKKVKEMEYEEYIAYPGIDPNLWNAAKKAIKGIISILSKYMTPVEAYILASVTVNLRVSEVVDVPNWIVTAYLPKSVFDTNIDVL
- a CDS encoding IS110 family transposase, which encodes MEAPVAGIDVSKDKLVVYFQGKYYEFPNDRQGYEEIIKILPKGCKVGIESTGIYHINLAKYLMGEYDVRIINPFILKKFKDFRGKKSDKNDAKKLAEIVVSMGSEFTTSDARELTSQWDFVTRSIARVKNRLRRDLILLGYKDSLSKKNLEEVLRGGDSIVLVEVRFLLEELERLEVRKREIEEKLEDLVPKDSLIFTIPGIGKTLGCIILARVGDIRRFSDKKKFVAYCGLDPVIESSGKSVVSKGISKRGDAVLRRAFYLAALTAIRVNPVIKRFYEEHKGKLKGKKLIIACARKLAVITWAVLYYNKPFDASE